The Oryzias melastigma strain HK-1 unplaced genomic scaffold, ASM292280v2 sc00494, whole genome shotgun sequence genome has a window encoding:
- the LOC112141542 gene encoding serine protease 27-like, translating into MALQQSVYGFTVMIFLLCTGCHSQMPACGRVQVNARIVGGQEAAPGMWPWQAVLFSNGEFSCGGSLITNQWVLTAAHCLSIEDLNTTSVQLGAQNRTSDPNAESRTLEDIVCHPDYDSDTYNNDVCLLKLSAPVQFNQYIQPVCLASQSSAFHDGTSSWVTGFGDNGFGYSPDVLQEVNVPIVGPNRCRCYYGDSNEITDNMLCAGLENGGKDSCQGDSGGPLVILRDSTWIQGGVVSFGQGCAQPEKPGVYARVSEYQDWISQTVTGMEPSFVTYWMGGMDMDQHFMCSTMEPPIVTPTPTDDTLFGGAEHLSHFTHILSLSALAVLLHVFVGSM; encoded by the exons ATGGCTCTCCAACAGTCTGTGTACGGGTTCACTGTGATGATCTTTCTGCTATGCACAG GTTGTCATTCACAGATGCCTG CTTGTGGGAGAGTTCAAGTCAACGCTCGGATTGTGGGGGGTCAGGAGGCGGCCCCAGGAATGTGGCCCTGGCAGGCCGTGCTGTTCAGCAACGGTGAATTCTCCTGTGGGGGGTCACTGATCACCAATCAGTGGGTGCTAACAGCTGCTCACTGCCTCTCAAT TGAGGACCTCAACACCACCAGTGTTCAGCTTGGTGCCCAAAACCGCACCAGCGACCCCAACGCCGAGTCTCGAACCCTCGAGGACATCGTCTGCCACCCCGACTACGACAGTGACACTTATAACAACGACGTCTGCCTTCTCAAGCTCTCCGCCCCGGTGCAATTCAACCAGTACATCCAACCCGTCTGCCTGGCTTCACAGTCCAGCGCCTTCCACGATGGGACTTCCAGCTGGGTCACAGGCTTTGGAGACAATG GTTTTGGCTATTCACCTGACGTTCTCCAAGAGGTCAACGTGCCGATCGTGGGGCCAAATCGCTGCAGATGCTACTACGGAGACTCCAATGAAATCACCGACAACATGCTCTGTGCTGGACTCGAAAATGGAGGAAAGGACTCGTGCCAG GGAGACTCAGGAGGACCCCTGGTGATTCTAAGAGACTCCACCTGGATTCAGGGTGGAGTCGTCAGTTTTGGTCAGGGTTGTGCCCAGCCTGAGAAGCCCGGGGTCTACGCCCGCGTGTCCGAGTACCAAGACTGGATCAGCCAAACCGTTACCGGGATGGAGCCGAGTTTCGTCACCTACTGGATGGGGGGCATGGACATGGATCAGCACTTCATGTGCTCCACAATGGAACCCCCCATCGTCACCCCTACCCCCACTGACGACACTTTGTTTGGTGGGGCCGAACACCTGAGCCACTTCACACACATCCTCTCTTTGTCGGCTCTTGCCGTGTTGCTTCACGTTTTTGTCGGCAGTATGTAA